From Phycodurus eques isolate BA_2022a chromosome 13, UOR_Pequ_1.1, whole genome shotgun sequence, a single genomic window includes:
- the LOC133411237 gene encoding spindlin-Z-like isoform X2, giving the protein MSKKRGRKRSSEELSESSASTLSPDPDNLLGRRIQHNWREKGNVTKWKGTVLERLTVNSSLYMVKYDGFDCVYGIELFKDSRVSTLQVLAEKVVNNKIKVPPGAEELVGRAVEHLFEKEDGEKNEWRGMVLSRAPIMTHWYYITYEKDPVLYMYQLWDDYKDGDLRVLPESENKHLLPADRKPGEEPESLVGKQVEYVTDNGLKRTGLVIYQVPAKPTVYYIKYDDDVHIHVYDLVKTT; this is encoded by the exons ATGTCAAAGAAACGGGGCAG GAAGCGTAGTAGCGAAGAGTTAAGCGAGAGCTCGGCATCCACCCTGAGCCCCGACCCGGACAACCTGCTGGGCCGCAGAATCCAGCACAACTGGAGAGAGAAGGGCAACGTGACCAAATGGAAGGGCACGGTTCTGGAGCGTCTGACCGTCAACAGCTCCCTTTACATGGTCAAATACGACGGCTTTGACTGCGTCTATGGCATCGAGCTGTTCAAAGACAGTCGAGTGTCCACCCTGCAGGTGTTGGCTGAGAAAGTCG TGAATAATAAGATCAAGGTGCCCCCTGGGGCGGAGGAACTGGTCGGACGGGCAGTGGAACATCTGTTTGAAAAGGAGGATGGCGAGAAAAACGAATGGCGGGGCATGGTTCTGTCCCGGGCCCCCATCATGACCCACTGGTATTACATCACTTACGAGAAGGACCCCGTGCTCTACATGTACCAGCTGTGGGATGATTACAAGGACGGCGACCTACGTGTTCTTCCCGAATCAG AGAACAAACACCTGCTTCCAGCCGACAGGAAGCCGGGAGAGGAGCCAGAGAGCCTCGTGGGTAAACAGGTGGAGTACGTCACAGATAACGGCCTGAAGAGGACTGGCCTGGTCATCTACCAGGTCCCTGCCAAGCCCACAGTGTACTACATCAAATACGACGACGACGTCCACATCCACGTCTACGATCTGGTTAAAACCACCTAG
- the LOC133411237 gene encoding spindlin-1-like isoform X1, translating to METCQRNGAGNITQQWKRSSEELSESSASTLSPDPDNLLGRRIQHNWREKGNVTKWKGTVLERLTVNSSLYMVKYDGFDCVYGIELFKDSRVSTLQVLAEKVVNNKIKVPPGAEELVGRAVEHLFEKEDGEKNEWRGMVLSRAPIMTHWYYITYEKDPVLYMYQLWDDYKDGDLRVLPESENKHLLPADRKPGEEPESLVGKQVEYVTDNGLKRTGLVIYQVPAKPTVYYIKYDDDVHIHVYDLVKTT from the exons ATGGAAACATGTCAAAGAAACGGGGCAGGTAATATCACCCAGCAATG GAAGCGTAGTAGCGAAGAGTTAAGCGAGAGCTCGGCATCCACCCTGAGCCCCGACCCGGACAACCTGCTGGGCCGCAGAATCCAGCACAACTGGAGAGAGAAGGGCAACGTGACCAAATGGAAGGGCACGGTTCTGGAGCGTCTGACCGTCAACAGCTCCCTTTACATGGTCAAATACGACGGCTTTGACTGCGTCTATGGCATCGAGCTGTTCAAAGACAGTCGAGTGTCCACCCTGCAGGTGTTGGCTGAGAAAGTCG TGAATAATAAGATCAAGGTGCCCCCTGGGGCGGAGGAACTGGTCGGACGGGCAGTGGAACATCTGTTTGAAAAGGAGGATGGCGAGAAAAACGAATGGCGGGGCATGGTTCTGTCCCGGGCCCCCATCATGACCCACTGGTATTACATCACTTACGAGAAGGACCCCGTGCTCTACATGTACCAGCTGTGGGATGATTACAAGGACGGCGACCTACGTGTTCTTCCCGAATCAG AGAACAAACACCTGCTTCCAGCCGACAGGAAGCCGGGAGAGGAGCCAGAGAGCCTCGTGGGTAAACAGGTGGAGTACGTCACAGATAACGGCCTGAAGAGGACTGGCCTGGTCATCTACCAGGTCCCTGCCAAGCCCACAGTGTACTACATCAAATACGACGACGACGTCCACATCCACGTCTACGATCTGGTTAAAACCACCTAG